From the Takifugu flavidus isolate HTHZ2018 chromosome 12, ASM371156v2, whole genome shotgun sequence genome, one window contains:
- the pglyrp5 gene encoding peptidoglycan recognition protein 5 produces the protein MDCTVVSRAQWGAAPPKSRENLTGPAQKVVIHHTALPKCSGLSGCRDLLLSIQRFHMNDRNFDDIGYNFLVGFDGTVFEGRGWGVVGAHAKGFNNESLGIAFMGNFNNDTPSSEAVLSVRQLLHSGVSQGFLCPDFALMGHRDLSATECPGANLYAALPKLKLRP, from the exons ATGGACTGCACAG TGGTTTCGAGGGCTCAATGGGGAGCAGCTCCTCCAAAGAGCAGGGAGAACCTGACGGGCCCTGCTCAGAAAGTCGTCATCCACCACACGGCTCTGCCAAAGTGCTCCGGCCTGAGCGGGTGCAGAGATCTCCTCCTGAGCATTCAGAGGTTTCACATGAATGATCGGAACTTTGATGACATTGGATACAA TTTTCTTGTTGGGTTCGATGGTACGGTGTTCGAGGGCCGTGGATGGGGAGTGGTCGGAGCGCATGCCAAAGGCTTCAATAATGAATCACTGGGGATCGCCTTCATGGGCAACTTCAACA ACGACACCCCAAGCTCGGAGGCAGTGTTGTCGGtcaggcagctgctgcactCCGGAGTCTCTCAAGGCTTCTTATGCCCAGATTTTGCACTGATGGGACACAGAGACCTGAGTGCCACAGAATGTCCAGGAGCCAATCTTTATGCTGCCCTACCAAAACTGAAACTGCGTCCATAG
- the LOC130535067 gene encoding complement C1q and tumor necrosis factor-related protein 9-like: MAQGRPAAFTAKLNVHDSYPKHSGVLKFGKVELNEGKGYSPETGIFTCPTDGLYLFMVHITVYGEGQSVLVKNGENVASLHHTNQPDQLSYNSSQVATMSSVIKLARKDEVWVNLWGQGRNDIFATEDNDTIFTGFYLR, translated from the exons ATGGCACAAG GTCGACCTGCAGCCTTTACAGCCAAGCTGAATGTTCACGACAGCTATCCAAAACACTCTGGAGTGCTCAAGTTTGGCAAAGTGGAGCTCAATGAGGGAAAAGGCTACAGTCCTGAAACAGGCATCTTCACCTGCCCCACCGATGGGCTTTATCTCTTCATGGTGCACATCACCGTTTATGGAGAGGGACAGAGTGTATTGGTGAAAAACGGAGAGAATGTGGCCTCTCTGCATCACACCAACCAACCAGATCAACTTAGCTACAACAGCAGTCAAGTGGCCACCATGAGCAGTGTGATCAAACTGGCAAGGAAAGATGAAGTTTGGGTGAATTTATGGGGTCAGGGGCGAAATGACATCTTTGCAACAGAAGATAATGACACTATCTTTACTGGGTTTTATTTACGCTAA
- the lbhl gene encoding uncharacterized protein lbhl, with amino-acid sequence MNPPSLDPGLVEEECCGGCFPPPAPQAPSDASPEEAGLSCGRLCKDGEDVSLTAGEGKMEASAHNLNSEDAEKEQRFSFQIFPDPVEVVLSPNATLNSLDHGQEKERLPSIVVEPTELSEVESGELRWPPETMDMEEDEEDLFLEQCIPPANIADWGEEEEVGEETLILLTPQPGLTLIDLQSDAFRDDTPTLPPSSAPALN; translated from the exons ATGAACCCTCCTTCGCTTGATCCAGGcttggtggaggaggaatgCTGTGGGGGCTGCttccctccacctgctcctcaaGCACCCTCTGATGCCTCACCTGAAGAAGCAGGCCTCAGTTGTGGGAGGCTGTGCAAAGATGGAGAAGACGTCTCCCTGACTGCAGGTGAAGG gaagatgGAGGCCAGTGCGCACAACCTAAACAGCGAGGATGCTGAAAAGGAGCAAAGGTTCTCATTCCAG ATTTTCCCTGACCCTGTAGAGGTGGTCCTGAGCCCCAACGCCACCCTGAACAGCTTGGATCACGGCCAAGAAAAAGAGCGTCTACCCTCAATCGTTGTGGAACCCACTGAGCTCAGTGAAGTGGAGAGTGGAGAGCTGCGCTGGCCCCCCGAGACTATGGACatggaggaagacgaggaggaccTGTTCTTGGAGCAGTGCATCCCGCCAGCCAATATAGCAGACTggggggaagaagaagaggtcGGAGAGGAGACGTTGATTCTGCTGACCCCGCAGCCGGGATTGACGCTCATTG accTGCAGTCAGATGCATTTAGAGATGACACCCCCACGCTTCCACCGAGCAGTGCTCCTGCCCTCAACTGA
- the LOC130534476 gene encoding dapper homolog 3-like isoform X1 encodes MHRAFSFPVTVERSRTKQHLEASLVGLCELELRKQRQECLVLGALALGDPPVQHNPGGEAACFRSWGQENLTLRRKLSALKGSPWGLMQALEQQVEELRMDEAEGCDGAPGETGFCELNEAKSPKRRVHAAEPTETGSCWPNNRPKSVGDPLDGERQIPGVLPRSFSVPYPPMDNTTMDSWQWDQVWQQEPVEDLTTEEHYQQAMRVEGYIVGLIQHYALASRPCQPRTTLIPDNPGHNSIHRRTPCLFTENLLLDPVLLSQADLSTNPTNQKWGCDLLEEEACGGEAPTLEGDSYLSLPYPQSRSHSLTERLPSPLPFIDPNSAIPPSPQNCIHPQLQSINHKPSLASSCFIPGQACHALVHSSRPCNPVRSKSIQKATPDDHPNSKSKSTKKYHNERQRAKKSSSKTSRSQSENSLQGQQVLQERRYSTTERHQNNQVAGPQHANNIQSGNRRWCSNLELSQDEGETLTAQVHKRQQQKARSGHPGHPSTHPKPHHYNQHHHQRHRLDVQERAPLCQEEDSYAATIPAESESSMSEVYSPASSSLSSDSDESGGLVWPQQLPPRFASTSSSSSPSPQTTANATAQPKAFVKIKASHALKRKILRFRSGSLKVMTTV; translated from the exons ATGCACCGTGCGTTTTCCTTCCCAGTGACTGTGGAGCGCAGTCGGACCAAGCAGCATTTGGAGGCGAGCCTGGTCGGACTGTGTGAGCTGGAGCTCCGCAAGCAGAGGCAGGAGTGTCTGGTCCTGGGGGCGTTGGCTCTGGGGGACCCTCCGGTCCAGCACAATCCTGGAGGGGAAGCGGCATGTTTCAGAAGCTGGGGGCAGGAGAACCTGACGTTGAGGCGAAAGCTG AGTGCACTTAAGGGTTCTCCATGGGGCCTGATGCAAgcgctggagcagcaggtggaggagctgaggatgGACGAAGCTGAGGGCTGTGATGGTGCTCCAGGAGAAACAG GTTTTTGTGAGTTGAATGAGGCCAAATCACCTAAAAGAAGAGTTCATGCTGCTGAGCCCACGGAGACAGGTTCCTGCTGGCCAAACAACAGACCAAAATCTGTCG GTGACCCCCTCGATGGAGAAAGGCAGATACCAGGTGTATTACCCCGATCTTTTTCAGTCCCTTACCCTCCTATGGATAATACAACAATGGATTCCTGGCAGTGGGACCAAGTCTGGCAGCAGGAGCCTGTCGAGGATCTCACCACTGAGGAGCACTACCAGCAGGCCATGAGGGTGGAGGGTTATATCGTCGGTCTTATCCAGCATTATGCGCTTGCCTCACGACCTTGTCAGCCACGTACTACTCTGATCCCCGACAACCCTGGACACAACTCCATACACCGCCGAACCCCTTGTTTATTCACAGAgaatctcctccttgaccctgTTCTCCTGTCCCAAGCTGACCTTTCAACAAACCCTACAAACCAGAAATGGGGTTGTGAcctgttggaggaggaggcctgTGGAGGAGAGGCCCCAACTTTGGAGGGCGACTCCTATTTGTCTCTACCCTACCCCCAATCCAGGTCACACTCCCTGACTGAGAGACTACCATCACCTCTGCCCTTCATAGACCCAAACAGTGCAATTCCCCCATCCCCCCAAAACTGCATTCATCCACAACTCCAATCTATTAATCACAAACCCAGTTTAGCAAGTTCTTGTTTTATCCCTGGACAAGCTTGCCATGCCCTTGTGCACTCTTCCAGACCCTGCAATCCGGTACGTTCCAAATCCATACAGAAGGCAACTCCTGATGACCACCCAAACTCAAAATCCAAAAGTACGAAGAAGTACCACAATGAGCGACAGAGAGCCAAGAAATCCAGTAGCAAAACCAGCCGATCCCAGTCAGAAAATAGTCTTCAGGGCCAGCAAGTGCTGCAGGAACGAAGGTACAGCACCACAGAGAGGCATCAGAACAACCAGGTTGCTGGCCCACAACATGCCAACAATATCCAGAGTGGAAACAGGCGTTGGTGCTCCAACTTGGAGCTCAGTCAGGATGAGGGGGAAACCCTCACAGCGCAGGTGCACAAACGACAGCAGCAAAAAGCTCGCAGTGGACATCCTGGACATCCTTCTACCCATCCCAAACCTCATCACTAcaaccagcatcaccaccagcgGCACCGCCTGGATGTTCAGGAGAGAGCACCGCTCTGTCAGGAGGAAGACAGCTATGCTGCCACCATCCCCGCGGAGTCCGAGTCCAGCATGAGTGAGGTTTATTCCCCAGCCTCCAGCTCACTGTCCAGCGACTCAGATGAGAGCGGGGGACTGGTGTGGCCCCAACAATTACCACCACGCTTCGCCTCtacctcctcctcatcttctccttcaCCTCAGACCACTGCTAACGCCACAGCTCAACCAAAAGCCTTTGTCAAGATCAAAGCCTCTCATGCGCTCAAGAGGAAGATCCTCCGATTCCGCTCAGGGTCCCTCAAAGTCATGACAACTGTTTGA
- the gramd1bb gene encoding protein Aster-B isoform X22 translates to MVEKGSDHSSDKSPSTPEQVVQRTYSLQSARSGGKNSKSHKRLSKYDRLNLIKKSQSWYNHERQHILRVLSPTYKQRNEDFRKLFKQLPDTERLIVDYSCALQRDILLQGRLYLSENWICFYSNIFRWETLLTVRLKDICSMTKEKTARLIPNAIQVSTDTEKHFFTSFGARDRTYMMMFRLWQNALLDKPLCPKELWHFVHQCYGNELGLTSDDEDYVPPDDDFNTMGFSEEIPNEENEINNDNLSKSSAEAKPEGSPPLLHKKVIPNSTLPIPSNHDAPIPFDLPTEEFADFLPDGELLTVPLVVEEKSSDNSGPGGPVPSPSLDFNDNEDIPTELSDSSETHDEGEAAFHEDLNGRLHINEVFKFSVDKLYDILFTQSQFMSDFNVQRRISDVVYQPWKKEDAGDQTREIMYTISLTNPLAPKTSTASEIQTLYKVSQESECYIIDAEVITHDVPYHDYFYALNHYILTRVAKNKCRLRVSTELRYRKQPWGLVKGFIERNFWSGIEDNFRHLEMSLTKLEEILTESRQLSPKAKGVKNSTVRRKKRPLPHIRSQHLDEALSPVTTPTDEEVIQRIKQVAGSTQTRHQSPEHHHLPGGFAFYSVSKLLLIISFVLVLLVFLNMMLFYKLWMLEYSAQSLTTWQGLRLHESKLPQTQMEWAQLLEAQQRYHDAELQKWREIIKSSVVLLDQMKDSLLNLQRGIGSREYSTESEEKSRYH, encoded by the exons GTGCTGAGCCCAACATACAAGCAACGCAATGAGGACTTTAGAAAACTCTTCAAGCAGCTCCCCGACACAGAGAGGCTCATTGTTG ACTACTCCTGCGCTCTTCAGCGGGACATCCTCCTGCAGGGGCGACTCTACCTCTCTGAGAACTGGATCTGCTTTTACAGCAACATCTTCCGCTGGGAAACACTG CTGACGGTGCGGCTCAAGGATATCTGCTCAATGACAAAGGAGAAGACCGCCCGACTCATCCCCAACGCCATCCAGGTCTCCACCGACACCGAGAAG CACTTCTTCACCTCGTTCGGGGCCAGGGACAGGACCTACATGATGATGTTCAGGCTGTGGCAGAACGCCCTTTTGGACAAG CCGCTGTGCCCCAAGGAGCTGTGGCACTTTGTTCATCAGTGCTACGGCAACGAGCTTGGCCTAACCAGTGACGATGAAGACTACGTCCCCCCCGATGATGACTTCAATACAATGGG GTTCAGCGAAGAGATTCCCAATGAAGAGAACGAGATCAACAATGACAACTTGTCCAAGAGCAGTGCCGAGGCCAAGCCTGAGGGCAGCCCCCCGCTGCTACATAAGAAGGTGATCCCAAACAGCACCCTTCCCATCCCTTCCAATCATGATGCCCCCATCCCA TTTGACCTCCCAACGGAAGAGTTTGCAGACTTTCTCCCCGATGGAGAGCTGCTGACCGTGCCCCTGGTGGTGGAAGAGAAGAGCAGCGACAACAGCGGGCCCGGCGGCCCCGTGCCCTCACCCTCGCTGGACTTCAATGACAATGAAGACATCCCCACAGAACTTAGTGACTCGTCTGAAACGCACGATGAAG gTGAAGCGGCCTTCCATGAAGATCTGAATGGGAGGCTGCACATCAATGAAGTCTTCAAGTTCAGTGTGGATAAGCTGTATGACATCCTATTCACACAGTCACAATTCATGAGTGACTTCAACGTACAAAGACGCATTTCAG ATGTCGTTTACCAACCGTGGAAAAAAGAAGATGCAGGGGACCAGACAAGGGAGATTATGTACACCATTTCACTGACCAACCCGCTGGCCCCCAAAACATCTACCGCCAGTGAGATACAG ACTTTGTACAAAGTCAGTCAAGAAAGTGAGTGCTACATCATCGATGCTGAGGTCATCACGCATGATGTGCCCTACCATGACTACTTCTACGCTCTCAACCATTACATTCTCACCAGGGTGGCCAAAAACAAGTGTCGGTTACG GGTGTCTACTGAGCTGCGCTACAGGAAGCAGCCGTGGGGGCTGGTTAAAGGATTCATAGAGAGAAACTTCTGGAGCGGGATCGAAGACAATTTCCGACATCTTG AGATGTCGTTGACCAAACTAGAGGAGATTCTGACCGAGTCCCGTCAGCTGTCCCCAAAGGCCAAAGGAGTGAAGAACTCcacagtgaggaggaagaagaggccaCTCCCCCACATCCGCAGCCAGCACCTGGACGAAGCTCTGAGTCCTGTTACCACGCCGACTGATGAGGAAGTGATCCAGAGGATCAAGCAAGTGGCAGGTTCCACGCAAACCAGACACCAGAGTCCAGAGCACCATCACCTGCCAGGAGGCTTCGCCTTCTACAGCGTCTCCAAACTGCTGCTCATCATCAGCTTTGT cctggttctgctggtgttcCTCAACATGATGCTCTTCTACAAACTGTGGATGCTGGAGTACTCTGCACAATCCCTAACGACCTGGCAAGGTCTGCGGCTGCATGAAAG TAAACTGCCTCAAACTCAGATGGAGTGGGCCCAGCTGTTGGAGGCGCAGCAGCGTTACCACGACGCCGAGCTGCAGAAGTGGAGGGAGATTATCAAGTCATCAGTAGTGCTGCTAGATCAG atgaaAGACTCTTTGTTGAACCTCCAGCGAGGGATCGGATCGAGGGAATACAGCACTGAGTCTGAGGAAAAGAGTCGCTACCACTGA
- the LOC130534476 gene encoding dapper homolog 3-like isoform X2 has product MQALEQQVEELRMDEAEGCDGAPGETGFCELNEAKSPKRRVHAAEPTETGSCWPNNRPKSVGDPLDGERQIPGVLPRSFSVPYPPMDNTTMDSWQWDQVWQQEPVEDLTTEEHYQQAMRVEGYIVGLIQHYALASRPCQPRTTLIPDNPGHNSIHRRTPCLFTENLLLDPVLLSQADLSTNPTNQKWGCDLLEEEACGGEAPTLEGDSYLSLPYPQSRSHSLTERLPSPLPFIDPNSAIPPSPQNCIHPQLQSINHKPSLASSCFIPGQACHALVHSSRPCNPVRSKSIQKATPDDHPNSKSKSTKKYHNERQRAKKSSSKTSRSQSENSLQGQQVLQERRYSTTERHQNNQVAGPQHANNIQSGNRRWCSNLELSQDEGETLTAQVHKRQQQKARSGHPGHPSTHPKPHHYNQHHHQRHRLDVQERAPLCQEEDSYAATIPAESESSMSEVYSPASSSLSSDSDESGGLVWPQQLPPRFASTSSSSSPSPQTTANATAQPKAFVKIKASHALKRKILRFRSGSLKVMTTV; this is encoded by the exons ATGCAAgcgctggagcagcaggtggaggagctgaggatgGACGAAGCTGAGGGCTGTGATGGTGCTCCAGGAGAAACAG GTTTTTGTGAGTTGAATGAGGCCAAATCACCTAAAAGAAGAGTTCATGCTGCTGAGCCCACGGAGACAGGTTCCTGCTGGCCAAACAACAGACCAAAATCTGTCG GTGACCCCCTCGATGGAGAAAGGCAGATACCAGGTGTATTACCCCGATCTTTTTCAGTCCCTTACCCTCCTATGGATAATACAACAATGGATTCCTGGCAGTGGGACCAAGTCTGGCAGCAGGAGCCTGTCGAGGATCTCACCACTGAGGAGCACTACCAGCAGGCCATGAGGGTGGAGGGTTATATCGTCGGTCTTATCCAGCATTATGCGCTTGCCTCACGACCTTGTCAGCCACGTACTACTCTGATCCCCGACAACCCTGGACACAACTCCATACACCGCCGAACCCCTTGTTTATTCACAGAgaatctcctccttgaccctgTTCTCCTGTCCCAAGCTGACCTTTCAACAAACCCTACAAACCAGAAATGGGGTTGTGAcctgttggaggaggaggcctgTGGAGGAGAGGCCCCAACTTTGGAGGGCGACTCCTATTTGTCTCTACCCTACCCCCAATCCAGGTCACACTCCCTGACTGAGAGACTACCATCACCTCTGCCCTTCATAGACCCAAACAGTGCAATTCCCCCATCCCCCCAAAACTGCATTCATCCACAACTCCAATCTATTAATCACAAACCCAGTTTAGCAAGTTCTTGTTTTATCCCTGGACAAGCTTGCCATGCCCTTGTGCACTCTTCCAGACCCTGCAATCCGGTACGTTCCAAATCCATACAGAAGGCAACTCCTGATGACCACCCAAACTCAAAATCCAAAAGTACGAAGAAGTACCACAATGAGCGACAGAGAGCCAAGAAATCCAGTAGCAAAACCAGCCGATCCCAGTCAGAAAATAGTCTTCAGGGCCAGCAAGTGCTGCAGGAACGAAGGTACAGCACCACAGAGAGGCATCAGAACAACCAGGTTGCTGGCCCACAACATGCCAACAATATCCAGAGTGGAAACAGGCGTTGGTGCTCCAACTTGGAGCTCAGTCAGGATGAGGGGGAAACCCTCACAGCGCAGGTGCACAAACGACAGCAGCAAAAAGCTCGCAGTGGACATCCTGGACATCCTTCTACCCATCCCAAACCTCATCACTAcaaccagcatcaccaccagcgGCACCGCCTGGATGTTCAGGAGAGAGCACCGCTCTGTCAGGAGGAAGACAGCTATGCTGCCACCATCCCCGCGGAGTCCGAGTCCAGCATGAGTGAGGTTTATTCCCCAGCCTCCAGCTCACTGTCCAGCGACTCAGATGAGAGCGGGGGACTGGTGTGGCCCCAACAATTACCACCACGCTTCGCCTCtacctcctcctcatcttctccttcaCCTCAGACCACTGCTAACGCCACAGCTCAACCAAAAGCCTTTGTCAAGATCAAAGCCTCTCATGCGCTCAAGAGGAAGATCCTCCGATTCCGCTCAGGGTCCCTCAAAGTCATGACAACTGTTTGA
- the polr2i gene encoding DNA-directed RNA polymerase II subunit RPB9 has translation MDLETGTYEPGFVGIRFCQECNNMLYPKEDKENRILLYACRNCDYQQEADNSCIYVNKITHEVDELTQIIADVSQDPTLPRTEDHPCPKCGHKEAVFFQSHSMKAEDAMRLYYVCTAPHCGHRWTE, from the exons atggatttagaAACTGGAACATATGAACCAGGATTCGTCGGTATTCGGTTTTGTCAGGAATG TAACAACATGTTATACCCGAAAGAAGACAAGGAGAACCGTATCTTATTATACGCG tgcagaaACTGTGACTACCAACAAGAGGCAGACAACAGTTGCATCTATGTCAACAAGATCACCCATGAGGTTGA cGAGCTGACCCAAATAATTGCTGACGTGTCTCAGGATCCAACGCTACCAAGAACAGAGGATCACCCATGTCCCAA ATGTGGCCACAAGGAGGCGGTGTTCTTCCAGTCTCATAGTATGAAGGCTGAG GATGCGATGAGACTCTACTACGTTTGCACGGCACCCCACTGTGGACACAGATGGACGGAGTAA
- the LOC130535071 gene encoding complement C1q and tumor necrosis factor-related protein 9B-like: MSLEPGRGDSVSPSGTVAFTAKLNACDSYPSHSGVLKFANVLVNEGDGYSADTGLFTCPVDGFYYFSVHASVYGRGQCAIFKNKEKVVSLYHTTLPEKCSQVASMSSVIKLAKKDIVSVNIWGSGRNDIFATEDNDTVFAGVLLG, translated from the exons ATGAGTCTTGAACCAGGTCGTGGAGACAGTGTCAGCCCATCAG GGACTGTTGCCTTCACAGCCAAGCTGAATGCTTGTGACAGTTATCCCTCCCACTCAGGAGTGCTGAAGTTCGCAAATGTGCTGGTAAATGAGGGAGACGGCTACAGCGCAGACACAGGCTTATTCACCTGCCCCGTGGATGGCTTCTACTACTTCTCTGTGCATGCATCGGTGTATGGACGTGGTCAGTGTGCTATTTTCAAAAATAAGGAGAAGGTAGTATCTCTCTACCACACCACTCTCCCTGAGAAGTGTAGTCAGGTGGCAAGCATGAGCAGCGTGATCAAGCTCGCTAAAAAGGATATTGTTTCAGTGAACATCTGGGGGAGTGGAAGGAATGACATTTTTGCAACTGAAGATAATGATACTGTCTTTGCAGGTGTTCTTTTGGGCTGA
- the LOC130535383 gene encoding adiponectin-like yields MQNTAAGSMGCFCSRESPSAKPAEEEEKKGQVIHPDVPARTLVAFTAKLNRAHSTPYHRGILKLVDVLVNEGDAYSPDTGIFTCPLKGLYHFAVHMSVCGRAQCAIFKNGESLASVYHTSLPNDCCQVASISSTVLLSVGDQLWVNLWGHGRHEIIATEDNDTVFVGFYVG; encoded by the exons ATGCAG AATACTGCGGCTGGAAGCATGGGGTGTTTCTGCAGCCGTGAAAGCCCCTCTG CgaaacctgcagaagaagaagagaaaaaggggcAGGTCATCCACCCTGATGTCCCAGCAA GGACACTAGTTGCCTTCACGGCCAAGCTGAACAGGGCCCACAGCACTCCCTACCACCGTGGCATCCTGAAGCTGGTGGATGTGCTGGTAAACGAAGGAGACGCCTATAGCCCTGACACAGGCATCTTCACATGCCCCCTGAAGGGACTTTACCACTTTGCCGTACACATGTCAGTGTGCGGACGGGCTCAGTGTGCCATATTCAAGAATGGAGAAAGTCTGGCTTCTGTGTATCACACCAGCCTTCCCAATGACTGCTGTCAGGTGGCCAGTATCAGCAGCACggtgctgctgtctgtgggAGACCAGCTATGGGTCAACCTCTGGGGGCATGGGCGCCATGAAATAATTGCAACTGAGGATAATGATACTGTCTTTGTTGGCTTTTATGTGGGCTGA
- the c5ar1 gene encoding C5a anaphylatoxin chemotactic receptor 1: protein MGTTSASETFLSAMDTTMDMDYMDFSQINGTDYILPDFPIDLTPEMQPAQIAALFFYALVVVVGVPGNAMVIWVTGFCMPRSVTSIWFLNLALADLLCCLSLPLLMVPLAYDNHWHFGPTACTLVKSLFYLVMYCSILQLVLISIDRWLMVSKPIWCQNHRQPNHAAWGCVAVWCLALIGSIPQFVYTREIKAGEDKRECLAAYPRLSAWFITSFRFLVGFFLPFLVIVVCHWVVYNIAKRGVSRGRSRSRKTLRVIVAMVMCFFLCFLPLHILDFILLVVPLASPHSPHIYIAHVLALCLAYFNSCLNPLLYACLGRGFKDSMNRSMRNVFSFINEDPVSRVSISNETKSTTGGNNFSLAPASGLMHTVT, encoded by the exons ATGGGAACAACATCAGCCAGTGAAACT ttcttGTCTGCCATGGACACCACCATGGACATGGACTATATGGACTTTTCTCAAATTAATGGGACTGACTATATATTGCCCGACTTTCCGATCGATCTGACTCCCGAGATGCAACCGGCCCAGATCGCAGCTCTCTTCTTCTATGCACtggtagtggtggtgggggttccTGGGAATGCCATGGTAATTTGGGTGACAGGCTTCTGTATGCCACGTAGCGTCACCTCCATCTGGTTCCTCAACCTGGCGCTGGCTGACCTCCTGTgctgcctctccctccctctgctcatGGTCCCTCTGGCCTATGATAACCACTGGCATTTCGGCCCGACGGCGTGCACCCTGGTCAAAAGCCTGTTCTACCTGGTGATGTActgcagcatcctgcagctggttctgatcaGCATTGATCGCTGGCTGATGGTCAGCAAACCCATCTGGTGTCAAAACCACCGCCAACCCAACCACGCTGCGTGGGGCTGCGTTGCTGTCTGGTGCCTGGCTTTGATTGGGAGCATTCCCCAGTTTGTCTACACCAGAGAAATCAAGGCAGGTGAAGACAAGCGAGAGTGTCTGGCTGCCTACCCGCGGTTGAGCGCCTGGTTCATCACTTCTTTCCGCTTTCTGGTGGGCTTCTTCTTACCTTTCCTGGTGATTGTAGTGTGCCACTGGGTGGTGTACAACATAGCGAAGCGTGGGGTCTCACGTGGTCGCTCTCGCTCCAGGAAAACGCTCAGGGtcattgttgccatggtgatgtgCTTCTTCCTGTGCTTCCTCCCTCTGCACATCCTGGACTTCATTCTGTTGGTGGTCCCTCTCGcctccccccacagcccccacATCTATATTGCACATGTTCTAGCTCTCTGCCTGGCATATTTCAATAGTTGCCTTAACCCGTTGCTCTATGCATGTCTGGGCCGCGGCTTCAAGGACAGCATGAACCGCTCCATGCGTAACGTATTTAGCTTCATCAATGAGGATCCGGTCAGCAGAGTGAGCATCTCTAACGAAACCAAGAGCACCACTGGAGGAAACAACTTCAGCCTGGCTCCTGCCTCTGGACTCATGCACACTGTGACATGA